From a region of the Tenggerimyces flavus genome:
- a CDS encoding carbohydrate ABC transporter permease, translated as MSSTASNQVAKGAGTKGSSPSAANGNKRPRAIRGTTWAFWLFVGPFLLGLMIFGYVPIIWSILLSFFDATGTVTPEVFVGIDNYVTILKDAAFISSLGTFTIFAVFIVPLTFAASLALALLVNQVKIARAFFRSVFFLPTACSYVLASLIWKLSIFNGVRFGLANTILSALDIEPIAWLSTLDPPWYWIPLVTVRLWLQLGFYMILFIAGLQRIPTELYEAAYVDGAKPGWQVFRYITLPQLRTISIAVLILNLIAAYQAFDEFYNLVGSVNDARPPLLYLYGVALGAGQDLGIGSAGSVIVGVIIMVLTLTQAKIFGFGRSSD; from the coding sequence ATGAGTTCGACGGCCTCCAACCAGGTCGCGAAGGGGGCGGGGACCAAGGGGTCCTCGCCCTCCGCGGCGAACGGCAACAAGCGGCCGCGCGCGATCCGCGGCACCACCTGGGCGTTCTGGTTGTTCGTGGGACCGTTCCTGCTCGGCCTGATGATCTTCGGGTACGTGCCGATCATCTGGAGCATCCTGCTCAGCTTCTTCGACGCGACCGGAACGGTGACGCCCGAGGTCTTCGTCGGCATCGACAACTACGTCACGATCCTCAAGGACGCGGCGTTCATCTCCAGCCTCGGCACGTTCACGATCTTCGCGGTGTTCATCGTGCCGTTGACGTTCGCGGCCTCGCTTGCCCTTGCCCTGTTGGTGAATCAGGTCAAGATCGCGCGCGCGTTCTTCCGTTCGGTGTTCTTCCTGCCGACGGCGTGCTCGTACGTTCTGGCGTCGCTGATCTGGAAGCTGTCGATCTTCAACGGCGTCCGCTTCGGGCTCGCGAACACGATCCTCAGCGCGCTGGACATCGAGCCGATCGCCTGGCTGTCGACGCTCGACCCGCCCTGGTACTGGATCCCGCTCGTCACCGTGCGGCTCTGGCTGCAGCTCGGCTTCTACATGATCCTGTTCATCGCCGGCCTGCAACGCATCCCGACCGAGCTGTACGAGGCGGCGTACGTCGACGGCGCGAAGCCCGGCTGGCAGGTGTTCCGCTACATCACGCTGCCGCAGCTGCGCACGATCTCGATCGCGGTGCTGATCCTCAACCTGATCGCGGCGTACCAGGCGTTCGACGAGTTCTACAACCTGGTCGGCTCGGTCAACGACGCGAGACCGCCGTTACTTTACTTGTACGGCGTGGCATTAGGCGCCGGACAGGACCTCGGCATCGGTAGCGCGGGCTCGGTCATCGTCGGCGTGATCATCATGGTGCTCACGCTGACCCAGGCCAAGATCTTCGGCTTCGGCCGGTCGTCGGACTGA
- a CDS encoding carbohydrate ABC transporter permease, with translation MSDERTTGTPQPIGYKRTPLGAVGRVARWIALWITTILFIVPFYLILRNAFSTEAEITAETWTLFPSALHFENIMELFNDTEVPFLRSMYNSAVVGVLGTAGQLLFAAMTGYGLARIPYKHSNKVLYTIMALMIIPAGVSFVPSFIVVSSLGWVGTLRGLIIPGLFSAFAAFLFRQYFLNFPKELEEAARIDGLGYFGTFWRIVIPNSAPFIAALAAITFIGNWNAFLWPLVINGSEQSGWTVQIALSTFITAQTINIHELFMAAAIAMLPLILIFAFLQRYLIQGVAQTGIKG, from the coding sequence ATGTCTGACGAACGGACCACCGGAACGCCGCAGCCGATCGGCTACAAGCGCACGCCGCTTGGCGCTGTCGGGCGGGTGGCGCGCTGGATCGCCTTGTGGATAACGACGATCCTGTTCATCGTCCCGTTCTATCTGATCCTGCGGAACGCGTTCTCCACCGAGGCCGAGATCACCGCGGAGACGTGGACGTTGTTCCCGTCGGCGCTGCACTTCGAGAACATCATGGAGTTGTTCAACGACACCGAGGTGCCGTTCCTACGCAGCATGTACAACTCGGCGGTCGTCGGCGTCCTGGGGACGGCGGGGCAGCTGCTGTTCGCGGCGATGACGGGGTACGGGCTCGCTCGGATCCCGTACAAGCATTCGAACAAGGTGCTCTACACGATCATGGCGCTGATGATCATCCCGGCGGGCGTGAGCTTCGTGCCCTCGTTCATCGTGGTGTCGTCGCTGGGTTGGGTCGGAACTCTGCGTGGCTTGATCATTCCTGGGTTGTTCAGTGCGTTCGCGGCGTTCTTGTTCCGGCAGTACTTCCTGAACTTCCCGAAGGAGCTGGAGGAAGCGGCGCGGATCGACGGGCTGGGCTACTTCGGAACGTTCTGGCGCATCGTGATCCCGAACTCGGCCCCGTTCATCGCGGCCCTGGCGGCGATCACGTTCATCGGCAACTGGAACGCGTTCCTGTGGCCGCTGGTGATCAACGGCTCGGAGCAGTCGGGCTGGACCGTCCAGATCGCGCTGTCGACGTTCATCACGGCCCAGACCATCAACATCCACGAGCTCTTCATGGCCGCGGCGATCGCGATGCTTCCGCTGATCCTGATCTTCGCGTTCCTACAGCGCTACCTGATCCAGGGCGTGGCCCAGACCGGCATCAAGGGCTGA
- a CDS encoding type II toxin-antitoxin system PemK/MazF family toxin, translated as MRRGDIYWVDLEPVRGSEANKVRPAVLVSNDAANRNARPPRGLVTVVPITSNVARVFPFQVLLSAGESGLDRDSKAQAEQVRTIAVGRLTRQVGRLTAAQSRQLDNALRLHLGLEKYAIPVSP; from the coding sequence ATGCGTCGGGGTGACATCTACTGGGTCGACCTCGAGCCCGTTCGCGGGTCGGAAGCGAACAAGGTCCGACCCGCGGTGCTCGTCAGCAACGACGCCGCCAACCGGAACGCGCGCCCGCCGCGCGGCCTCGTCACCGTCGTTCCGATCACCTCGAACGTGGCCCGCGTGTTCCCGTTCCAGGTCCTGCTCAGCGCAGGCGAGAGCGGCCTCGACCGAGACTCCAAGGCACAGGCGGAGCAGGTCCGGACGATCGCGGTCGGCCGACTGACCCGCCAGGTCGGACGTCTCACCGCCGCCCAGTCGCGTCAGCTGGACAACGCGCTCCGCCTGCACCTCGGACTCGAGAAGTACGCGATCCCGGTCAGCCCTTGA
- a CDS encoding ribbon-helix-helix domain-containing protein has product MKISVSMPDEDIVFLDEYAQEHGIDSRSAVLQIAIERLRSISLETAYSQAFAEWAESEDAELWDRVSADGIADASG; this is encoded by the coding sequence GTGAAGATCAGTGTGAGCATGCCGGACGAGGACATCGTGTTCCTGGACGAGTACGCCCAGGAGCACGGGATCGACTCACGTTCGGCCGTGCTCCAGATCGCCATCGAACGACTGAGGAGCATCAGTTTGGAGACCGCCTATAGCCAGGCCTTCGCCGAATGGGCGGAGAGCGAGGACGCCGAGCTCTGGGACCGGGTCAGTGCCGACGGGATCGCCGATGCGTCGGGGTGA
- a CDS encoding FadR/GntR family transcriptional regulator: MHAVPQPSSIAQDAVFRPVRAGNAFEEAVERILQAIRLGVVQFGDRLPAERDLAGRLNVSRETLREAIRALVEAGYVESRRGRSGGTFVTYRPTRSAPGKRIDVDEQELADVLAMREVLEVGAAEVVARRTLAPDERELLRSRLADAEAASLADFRLADSRLHLAIAELSGSTSLASGVADVRTRLNRLLDAIPLLDPNLDHSAQQHRALVGAILARDPEVARAAAREHAEGTAALLRGFLGGRAT, translated from the coding sequence GTGCATGCCGTACCGCAGCCGAGCTCGATCGCGCAGGACGCGGTCTTCCGGCCGGTGCGCGCGGGGAACGCGTTCGAGGAGGCCGTCGAGCGCATCCTGCAGGCGATCCGGCTCGGCGTCGTTCAGTTCGGCGACCGGCTGCCGGCCGAGCGCGACCTGGCCGGGCGGCTGAACGTGTCCCGCGAGACGCTCCGCGAGGCGATCCGCGCGCTCGTTGAGGCGGGGTACGTCGAGTCGCGGCGCGGTCGGTCGGGCGGCACGTTCGTGACCTACCGTCCGACCCGCTCGGCCCCGGGGAAGCGGATCGACGTGGACGAGCAGGAGCTCGCCGACGTCCTCGCGATGCGCGAGGTCCTCGAGGTGGGTGCGGCCGAGGTGGTCGCCCGCCGTACGTTGGCGCCGGACGAGCGCGAGTTGCTGCGCTCGAGACTCGCCGACGCCGAGGCCGCGAGCCTGGCCGACTTCCGCCTGGCCGACTCGCGGCTGCACCTCGCGATCGCCGAGCTGTCCGGCTCGACCTCGCTCGCGTCGGGCGTGGCCGACGTCCGTACGCGGCTCAACCGACTGCTCGACGCGATCCCGCTGCTCGACCCCAACCTCGACCACTCCGCGCAGCAGCACCGCGCGCTGGTCGGGGCGATCCTCGCCCGCGACCCCGAAGTGGCGCGGGCGGCCGCCCGCGAGCACGCGGAGGGTACGGCCGCGCTGCTGCGCGGGTTCCTCGGCGGCAGGGCTACATAG
- a CDS encoding elongation factor G has product MATMNIGILAHIDAGKTSLTERLLFDTGAINQLGSVDAGTSQTDTNEIERRRGITIRTAVAPFNLGALQVNIIDTPGHPDFIAEVERALSVLDGAVLVVSAVEGVQAQTRVLARTLRRLRLPTLLFVNKIDRMGARSDELLDDLERKLGLPVAAMSSVPGLGTPAAKVERLDTEVTKPDVATGAIVPAFFGSAMTGAGIPDLLSAIEHLLPTASAMTGELRGTVFSVERAPTGGKIAYVRLHAGEIRQRQRVSHQRHDAEGGISHHSGRITALRVIGDPAARALRSGSIGTVRGLTSVRVGDQLGTGPMPDRQAGFDEPRLQTIVHAVDPAQEVRMHQALTALADADPLIQARPADGGGTSVLLYGEVQKEVVAATLADEFGVEVTFSESEPLYVERVVGAGEAFEEMGGGPDRFVATIGLRVAPGEKGTGIRYGLEVELGSLPAAFHRAVEETVRQTLRQGLYGWAVPDCVVMMTRSGYSSAGSTAGDFRSLTPLVLMAALEQAGTRVCEPLDAFECEVPEDVLGVVLSTFAGYGAVVRDTVGDRATWTLTGSVPARNVHELRQRLPGLTHGEGVWISEPSGDRPVSGLPPSRVRTDGNPLNRQEYLRHLAAM; this is encoded by the coding sequence ATGGCCACCATGAACATCGGGATTCTCGCCCACATCGACGCCGGTAAGACCAGCCTGACCGAACGCCTGCTGTTCGACACAGGCGCGATCAACCAGCTCGGCAGCGTCGACGCGGGTACGTCCCAGACCGACACCAACGAGATCGAACGTCGCCGCGGCATCACGATCCGTACTGCCGTCGCGCCGTTCAATCTCGGCGCGCTGCAGGTCAACATCATCGACACACCCGGCCACCCGGACTTCATCGCGGAGGTCGAACGAGCGCTCAGCGTCCTCGACGGCGCGGTACTCGTCGTCTCCGCCGTCGAAGGTGTGCAGGCCCAGACGCGCGTGCTCGCGCGAACGTTGCGGCGACTGCGGCTGCCGACGCTGCTGTTCGTCAACAAGATCGACCGCATGGGCGCGCGGTCGGACGAGCTGCTCGACGACCTCGAGCGCAAGCTCGGCCTCCCGGTGGCCGCGATGAGCTCCGTACCCGGCCTCGGCACACCGGCCGCGAAGGTCGAGCGCCTCGACACCGAGGTGACGAAACCCGACGTCGCCACGGGCGCGATCGTGCCCGCGTTCTTCGGCTCGGCAATGACCGGCGCCGGGATCCCGGACCTGCTGTCGGCGATCGAGCACCTCCTCCCCACGGCGAGCGCCATGACAGGCGAGCTCCGCGGCACCGTGTTCTCGGTCGAGCGGGCGCCTACGGGCGGGAAGATCGCGTACGTACGCCTGCACGCTGGCGAGATCCGCCAACGTCAACGCGTCTCGCATCAACGCCACGACGCCGAGGGCGGAATCTCCCACCACAGTGGAAGAATCACCGCGCTACGCGTCATCGGCGACCCCGCCGCGAGAGCGTTGCGCAGCGGCTCGATCGGCACCGTACGAGGACTCACCTCAGTCCGCGTCGGCGATCAGCTCGGGACCGGGCCGATGCCGGATCGTCAAGCGGGGTTCGACGAACCGCGGCTGCAGACCATCGTCCACGCGGTCGATCCGGCGCAGGAGGTGCGCATGCACCAGGCGCTGACGGCGTTGGCGGACGCGGACCCGTTGATCCAGGCCCGCCCCGCCGACGGCGGCGGCACGTCCGTGCTGCTGTACGGCGAGGTGCAGAAGGAGGTCGTCGCGGCGACGCTCGCGGACGAGTTCGGCGTCGAGGTGACGTTCTCCGAGAGCGAGCCGCTGTACGTCGAGCGCGTCGTCGGCGCGGGCGAGGCGTTCGAGGAGATGGGCGGAGGTCCCGATCGGTTCGTGGCGACCATTGGGCTTCGGGTCGCGCCCGGCGAGAAGGGCACGGGGATCCGGTACGGGCTCGAGGTCGAGCTCGGGTCGCTGCCGGCGGCGTTCCATCGCGCGGTCGAGGAGACCGTACGGCAGACGTTGCGGCAGGGCTTGTACGGCTGGGCTGTCCCGGACTGCGTGGTGATGATGACGCGGTCGGGATACAGCTCCGCGGGGAGTACGGCGGGCGACTTCCGTTCGCTCACGCCGCTGGTCCTGATGGCCGCGTTGGAGCAGGCGGGCACGCGCGTGTGCGAGCCGTTGGACGCGTTCGAGTGCGAGGTCCCGGAGGACGTTCTCGGCGTGGTCCTGTCGACGTTCGCCGGGTACGGCGCCGTCGTGCGGGACACGGTCGGCGACCGGGCGACGTGGACGCTCACGGGCAGCGTGCCCGCGCGGAACGTCCACGAGCTTCGGCAGCGCCTCCCCGGCCTCACCCACGGCGAGGGCGTCTGGATCTCCGAGCCGTCAGGCGACCGGCCGGTGTCCGGGCTCCCACCCTCGCGGGTGCGAACCGACGGCAACCCGCTGAACCGGCAGGAGTACCTGCGTCACCTGGCGGCTATGTAG
- a CDS encoding pirin family protein, producing the protein MPAVTAPDILVLPRVPRPDPSAAERKVLSVTTAPQGYEGEGFPVRRAFHGVDLAQLDPFIHMDQMGEVEYAPGEPKGTPWHPHRGFETVTYMLDGVLRHQDSQGGGGLITDGDTQWMTAGGGILHIEAPPEEIVMKGGLFHGFQLWVNLPARLKMTQPRYQDIRRGEVSLLASDDGGTLLRLIAGAVAGHEGPGSTHTPIALLHATLTPGAQLRLPWRKDFNALVYALAGAGSVGASKRPLKMGQLAVFGEGDVITVAADATQESRAPELDVLILGGQPIREPVAAYGPFVMNTREELMQAFEDFQAGRLGQIPDESHPGHDVF; encoded by the coding sequence ATGCCAGCTGTGACCGCGCCGGACATTCTGGTCCTGCCCCGCGTCCCCAGGCCCGACCCGAGTGCCGCCGAGCGCAAGGTCCTGTCGGTGACCACCGCGCCCCAGGGGTACGAGGGCGAGGGCTTCCCGGTCAGGCGCGCCTTCCATGGCGTCGACCTCGCGCAGCTGGACCCGTTCATCCACATGGACCAGATGGGCGAGGTCGAGTACGCGCCGGGTGAGCCGAAGGGCACGCCGTGGCATCCGCACCGCGGGTTCGAGACCGTGACGTACATGCTCGACGGCGTCCTGCGGCACCAGGACTCCCAGGGTGGCGGCGGGCTGATCACCGACGGCGACACGCAGTGGATGACCGCGGGCGGCGGGATCCTGCACATCGAGGCGCCGCCGGAGGAGATCGTGATGAAGGGCGGGCTCTTCCACGGCTTCCAGCTCTGGGTCAACCTGCCCGCACGCCTGAAGATGACTCAACCGCGCTACCAGGACATCCGCCGCGGCGAGGTCTCCTTGCTGGCCTCCGACGACGGCGGTACGTTGCTCCGCCTCATCGCCGGCGCGGTCGCCGGACACGAAGGCCCCGGCTCGACGCACACCCCGATCGCCCTCCTGCACGCCACGCTCACCCCCGGCGCGCAGCTGAGACTGCCGTGGCGCAAGGACTTCAACGCGCTGGTGTACGCGCTCGCCGGCGCCGGCTCGGTCGGTGCCAGCAAACGGCCGCTCAAGATGGGCCAGCTCGCCGTCTTCGGCGAAGGCGACGTGATCACGGTCGCCGCCGACGCAACCCAGGAGTCGAGAGCGCCAGAGCTCGACGTGCTCATCCTCGGCGGCCAACCGATCCGCGAGCCCGTCGCGGCGTACGGGCCGTTCGTGATGAACACGCGCGAGGAGCTGATGCAGGCGTTCGAGGACTTCCAGGCCGGCCGCCTCGGCCAGATCCCCGACGAGTCGCACCCCGGTCACGACGTGTTCTAG
- a CDS encoding penicillin acylase family protein, translated as MRAVIGLLAIAAVTATGLVGLQPAEKAAAAEPDDYCVGQCHDILPPGNNGNATLTDILAHQLLGTRPRHAADQLKPYDQLATGYQGLTNAQLGTFFNNADFGVPANQIESTIKPRADVTIVRDKKIGMPHITGTTRSGTEFGAGYAAAQDRLWLMDLFRHLGRGQLSGFAGGAPGNRQLEQGFYTQIPYTEEDLQRQIDNIAQSGPRGVQALQDVRDYVDGINAYLTRSVNTRTFPGEYVLTGHADAITNWNDIKPFQPTDMVAIASVVGGLFGAGGGGEVQSALVKLAAQNRYGPAVGDQVWQSFRMQNDPEAVTTAHQPFPYGASPAQPQGVAMPDEGSVTPERLVYDEVGGKGLAATRNVPKNLQPLKGIFDDGVLPRNLLSKTHGMSNALAVSGEHTDTGNPVAVWGPQTGYFAPQLLMLQELNGPGLRARGVAFAGVSMYVQLGRGVDYSWSATSAGQDITDTYAVELCEPGGQPATKQSTSYLFHGECVPMERLERKNAWKPTVADGTATGSYTLVMWRTKYGLVQSRATVGGKFVAYTVLRSTYLHEVDSILGFQEFNDPSAIRSGADFQRAADKIGYAFNWFYADADDIAYFNSGANPLRPAAVDPNLPTWGRAAYEWQGWNADGNTAPYLPFAQHPQAINQDYLISWNNKQAPGFTAGSFGFGAVHRGDLLDDRVRALVQAGNVSRAALTRAMSEAAVADLRASHVVPQLLRVIDTAPVTEPALAATVQALRAWVQSGSLRKETSAGSKTYAHAAAIRILDAWWPILVRAEFEGALGTELYTELTRAIQVDESPSDRHGAAPHKGSSFQYGWWSYVDKDVRKLLGDPVPGAAPVSFCGGGDLAQCRQALLDTLRTAAATPATQVYPGDADCAAGNQWCADTIVHRAMGGITQDKMSWQNRPTYQQVVQFPTRRR; from the coding sequence ATGCGCGCTGTGATCGGCCTGCTTGCCATCGCCGCTGTCACCGCTACGGGGCTGGTCGGGCTTCAGCCGGCCGAGAAGGCCGCGGCGGCCGAGCCCGACGACTACTGCGTCGGCCAGTGCCACGACATCCTTCCGCCGGGCAACAACGGCAACGCGACGCTGACCGACATCCTCGCCCACCAGCTTCTCGGCACCCGCCCGCGGCACGCGGCCGATCAGCTGAAGCCGTACGACCAGCTCGCCACCGGCTACCAAGGCCTCACCAACGCCCAGCTCGGCACGTTCTTCAACAACGCCGACTTCGGCGTCCCCGCGAACCAGATCGAGAGCACCATCAAGCCCCGTGCGGACGTCACCATCGTGCGCGACAAGAAGATCGGCATGCCGCACATCACCGGCACCACCCGTTCGGGCACCGAGTTCGGCGCGGGGTACGCCGCGGCGCAGGATCGGCTCTGGTTGATGGACCTGTTCCGGCATCTCGGCCGCGGCCAGCTCAGCGGGTTCGCCGGCGGTGCGCCAGGCAACCGGCAGCTCGAGCAGGGCTTCTACACCCAGATCCCTTACACAGAAGAAGATCTGCAACGCCAGATCGACAACATCGCGCAGAGTGGACCGCGCGGCGTCCAAGCTCTCCAGGACGTACGCGACTACGTGGACGGCATCAACGCGTACCTCACCAGGTCGGTCAACACCCGCACGTTCCCCGGCGAGTACGTCCTCACCGGCCACGCCGACGCGATCACGAACTGGAACGACATCAAGCCGTTCCAGCCCACCGACATGGTCGCGATCGCCTCGGTCGTCGGCGGCCTGTTCGGCGCCGGTGGTGGCGGAGAAGTCCAATCAGCGTTGGTGAAACTCGCCGCCCAGAACCGCTACGGTCCCGCCGTCGGCGACCAGGTGTGGCAGTCGTTCCGCATGCAGAACGACCCCGAAGCCGTCACCACCGCGCACCAGCCGTTCCCTTACGGAGCCAGCCCCGCGCAGCCGCAGGGCGTCGCGATGCCCGACGAGGGCAGCGTGACGCCGGAGCGACTGGTGTACGACGAGGTGGGCGGCAAGGGCCTCGCGGCGACGCGGAACGTTCCCAAGAATCTCCAACCCCTCAAGGGAATCTTCGATGACGGCGTCCTGCCGAGGAACCTGCTGAGCAAGACGCACGGCATGTCCAACGCCCTCGCCGTCTCCGGCGAGCACACCGACACCGGCAACCCGGTCGCCGTCTGGGGACCGCAGACCGGCTACTTCGCCCCGCAGCTGTTGATGTTGCAGGAGCTCAACGGCCCCGGCCTGCGAGCACGCGGGGTCGCGTTCGCCGGCGTGAGCATGTACGTCCAGCTCGGCCGCGGCGTCGACTACTCGTGGAGCGCCACGTCCGCCGGGCAGGACATCACCGACACGTACGCCGTCGAGCTGTGCGAGCCCGGCGGGCAGCCCGCGACGAAGCAGTCGACCTCGTACCTGTTCCACGGCGAGTGCGTGCCGATGGAACGGCTCGAGCGCAAGAACGCCTGGAAGCCAACCGTCGCCGACGGCACCGCGACGGGCTCGTACACGCTGGTGATGTGGCGGACGAAGTACGGCCTCGTACAGAGTCGCGCGACGGTCGGCGGCAAGTTCGTCGCGTACACGGTGCTGCGGTCGACGTACCTGCACGAGGTGGACTCGATCCTCGGTTTCCAGGAGTTCAACGATCCTTCGGCGATCCGGTCCGGGGCGGACTTCCAGCGGGCGGCGGACAAGATCGGGTACGCGTTCAACTGGTTCTATGCCGACGCCGACGACATCGCGTACTTCAACTCTGGCGCCAACCCGCTCCGGCCGGCTGCCGTGGATCCGAACCTGCCGACGTGGGGCCGGGCAGCGTACGAATGGCAGGGCTGGAACGCGGACGGCAACACCGCGCCGTACCTGCCGTTCGCCCAACACCCGCAGGCGATCAACCAGGACTACCTGATCTCGTGGAACAACAAGCAGGCGCCCGGGTTCACGGCTGGCAGCTTCGGCTTCGGGGCGGTGCACCGCGGCGACCTGCTCGACGACCGCGTGCGGGCGCTCGTCCAGGCCGGCAACGTGTCGCGCGCCGCGCTCACCCGCGCGATGTCCGAGGCGGCGGTCGCCGATCTGCGCGCGTCACATGTCGTTCCGCAGCTGCTGCGGGTGATCGACACCGCGCCCGTCACCGAACCCGCGTTGGCCGCGACCGTGCAGGCCTTGCGGGCGTGGGTGCAGTCGGGGTCGCTGCGGAAGGAGACTTCGGCGGGGAGCAAGACGTACGCGCACGCCGCGGCGATCCGGATTCTCGATGCCTGGTGGCCGATTCTGGTGCGGGCTGAGTTCGAGGGCGCGCTCGGGACCGAGCTCTACACCGAGTTGACGCGGGCGATCCAGGTCGACGAGTCGCCGTCCGACCGGCATGGGGCCGCGCCGCACAAGGGGTCGTCGTTCCAGTACGGCTGGTGGAGCTACGTCGACAAGGACGTTCGCAAACTCCTCGGCGACCCCGTCCCCGGCGCCGCCCCCGTGTCCTTCTGCGGCGGAGGCGACCTCGCGCAGTGCCGTCAAGCCCTCCTTGACACCCTCCGGACCGCCGCGGCCACGCCGGCCACCCAGGTCTACCCCGGCGACGCCGATTGCGCCGCCGGCAACCAATGGTGCGCCGACACCATCGTCCACCGCGCGATGGGCGGCATCACGCAGGACAAGATGTCCTGGCAGAACCGCCCGACCTACCAACAGGTCGTCCAGTTCCCCACCCGCCGCCGCTAG
- a CDS encoding amino acid permease, with product MTVEEPVAGDTTKRNLTDDERRLHELGYAQELARVMSGFSNFAVSFTIISILSGCLTLYLFGMNTGGPVMIIWGWPIVGIMTLFVGLAMAEVCSSFPTAGGLYYWSAKLAKRNQAAWSWFTGWFNFLGQVAVTAGIDFGLAFFLNAFLNLQFGFDTTPRNTILLFGIVLILHGLLNTYGVNLVSLLCRVSVWWHVAGVLIIVGVLAIVPDNHQSASFVFGEFVNNTGWSSAFYVALLGLLLAQYTFTGYDASAHMTEETNDAARTGPRGIVMSIVVSLAAGWILLIGVTFAIQSYEGARTSETGVPPAQIFIDAVGMTGGKMLLLIVIGAQFFCGMSSVTANSRMIYAFSRDGALPASAFWHRINPRTRTPTRAVWLAAGGAFVLGLPYLWNATAYAAVTSIAVIGLYIAYVLPTLLRLLQGEAFVRGPWHLGRWSRPIGIIAVVWVGFITVLFMLPQVSPISAATFNYTPVAVLVVLGFAGIWWLVSARHWFKGPKVQGSAEELAAIERELGSV from the coding sequence GTGACTGTCGAAGAGCCGGTGGCCGGGGACACGACGAAGCGCAATCTCACCGATGACGAGCGAAGGCTGCACGAGCTGGGCTATGCCCAGGAGCTGGCCCGCGTCATGTCCGGTTTCTCCAACTTCGCCGTCTCGTTCACGATCATCTCGATCCTGTCGGGCTGCCTGACGCTCTACCTGTTCGGCATGAACACCGGCGGGCCGGTCATGATCATCTGGGGCTGGCCGATCGTCGGCATCATGACGCTGTTCGTCGGCCTCGCGATGGCCGAGGTCTGCTCGAGCTTCCCGACCGCCGGCGGGCTCTACTACTGGTCCGCCAAGCTGGCCAAGCGCAACCAAGCCGCGTGGTCGTGGTTCACCGGCTGGTTCAACTTCCTCGGCCAGGTCGCCGTCACCGCGGGTATCGACTTCGGGCTCGCATTCTTCCTGAACGCGTTCCTCAACCTGCAGTTCGGCTTCGACACCACACCGCGCAACACGATCCTGCTGTTCGGCATCGTGCTGATCCTTCACGGCCTGCTCAACACCTACGGCGTCAACCTGGTCTCGCTGCTCTGCCGGGTCAGCGTCTGGTGGCACGTCGCCGGCGTGCTGATCATCGTCGGAGTGCTCGCGATCGTCCCCGACAACCACCAGTCCGCCAGCTTCGTGTTCGGCGAGTTCGTCAACAACACCGGCTGGTCGTCGGCGTTCTACGTTGCCCTGTTGGGACTTCTGCTCGCGCAGTACACGTTCACCGGGTACGACGCCTCAGCCCACATGACTGAGGAGACCAACGACGCCGCGCGCACCGGACCGCGCGGCATCGTGATGTCGATCGTCGTCTCGCTGGCCGCCGGCTGGATCCTGCTGATCGGCGTCACGTTCGCGATCCAGAGCTACGAAGGCGCGAGAACGAGCGAGACCGGCGTCCCGCCAGCACAGATCTTCATCGACGCGGTCGGCATGACCGGCGGCAAGATGCTGCTGCTCATCGTCATCGGCGCGCAGTTCTTCTGCGGCATGTCCTCCGTCACCGCGAACTCGCGCATGATCTACGCCTTCTCCCGCGACGGCGCGCTCCCGGCGTCGGCCTTCTGGCACCGGATCAACCCGCGTACCCGCACCCCCACGCGAGCCGTCTGGCTGGCGGCGGGTGGCGCGTTCGTGCTCGGTCTGCCGTACCTGTGGAACGCGACGGCGTACGCGGCCGTCACCTCGATCGCGGTCATCGGCCTGTACATCGCGTACGTGCTGCCCACCCTGCTGAGGCTCCTGCAGGGCGAAGCGTTCGTCCGCGGCCCGTGGCACCTCGGCCGCTGGAGCCGTCCGATCGGCATCATCGCGGTCGTCTGGGTCGGGTTCATCACCGTGCTGTTCATGCTCCCGCAGGTCAGCCCGATCTCCGCGGCGACGTTCAACTACACACCGGTTGCGGTCCTCGTCGTGCTCGGCTTTGCTGGCATCTGGTGGCTGGTGTCCGCGCGGCACTGGTTCAAGGGCCCGAAGGTGCAGGGCTCGGCCGAGGAGCTGGCGGCGATCGAACGGGAGCTGGGATCGGTGTGA